A genome region from Apus apus isolate bApuApu2 chromosome 2, bApuApu2.pri.cur, whole genome shotgun sequence includes the following:
- the CREM gene encoding cAMP-responsive element modulator isoform X6 — MSVLLLVILHKLASLEQFMLSSGRRTGESCMQKLIMAVTGDETAATGDMPAYQIRTPSTTLPQGVVMAASPGSLHSPQQLAEEATRKRELRLMKNREAAKECRRRKKEYIKCLESRVAVLEVQNKKLIEELETLKDICSSQTD, encoded by the exons ATGTCAGTGCTGTTGCTTGTAATCCTGCACAAGCTTGCTAGTTTGGAACAGTTCATGCTGAGCTCTGGGAGACGAACCGGAGAATCGTGTATGCAGAAGCTGATCATGGCTGTAACAGGAGATGAAACAG CTGCCACTGGAGACATGCCTGCTTACCAGATTCGAACTCCCAGTACCACCTTACCCCAGGGAGTTGTAATGGCAGCGTCACCAGGGTCTTTGCATAGCCCTCAGCAACTGGCAGAAGAGGCAACACGCAAGAGAGAGCTGAGACTTATGAAAAACAG GGAAGCTGCTAAAGAATGTCGCCGTCGGAAGAAAGAATACATAAAATGTCTGGAGAGTCGCGTTGCAGTGCTAGAAGTTCAGAACAAGAAACTTATAGAGGAGCTTGAAACCCTAAAAGACATTTGCTCTTCCCAAACAGattag
- the CREM gene encoding cAMP-responsive element modulator isoform X4 translates to MTMEMVESQEDESTVDSVLERDGGHLQNQPGRSQVSPGSEVASIVDESAESEGIIDSQKRREILSRRPSYRKILNELSSDAPAVPKIEEEEKSEDEGSPTGISPMSMPASLYHTNTGQYITITQGGAIQISNPASDGVHGLQTLRMTNSGAPQPGATIVQYAGQSSDGTQQFFVPGSQVVVQAATGDMPAYQIRTPSTTLPQGVVMAASPGSLHSPQQLAEEATRKRELRLMKNREAAKECRRRKKEYIKCLESRVAVLEVQNKKLIEELETLKDICSSQTD, encoded by the exons ATGACCATGGAAATGGTTGAATCACAAGAGGATGAAAGTACAGTGGATTCTGTGCTAGAGAGAGATGGTGGTCACCTTCAGAATCAGCCAGGCCGAAGTCAGGTTTCCCCAGGATCTGAG GTAGCATCAATTGTAGATGAATCTGCAGAATCAGAGGGGATAATTGATTCTCAAAAACGTAGGGAAATACTTTCAAGAAGACCTTCATATCG aaaaattttGAATGAACTCTCATCAGATGCTCCTGCAGTACCAAAGattgaggaagaagaaaagtcaGAAGATGAAGGATCACCTACTGGAATTTCTCCAATGTCCATGCCAGCCAGCCTGTATCATACTAACACAGGGCAATACA TTACTATAACTCAAGGTGGTGCAATCCAGATTTCTAATCCAGCCTCTGATGGTGTCCATGGTCTACAGACATTAAGAATGACAAATTCTGGAGCTCCTCAGCCAGGTGCTACCATTGTGCAATATGCAGGACAATCATCTGATGGCACACAACAGTTTTTTGTTCCCGGAAGCCAAGTTGTTGTTCAAG CTGCCACTGGAGACATGCCTGCTTACCAGATTCGAACTCCCAGTACCACCTTACCCCAGGGAGTTGTAATGGCAGCGTCACCAGGGTCTTTGCATAGCCCTCAGCAACTGGCAGAAGAGGCAACACGCAAGAGAGAGCTGAGACTTATGAAAAACAG GGAAGCTGCTAAAGAATGTCGCCGTCGGAAGAAAGAATACATAAAATGTCTGGAGAGTCGCGTTGCAGTGCTAGAAGTTCAGAACAAGAAACTTATAGAGGAGCTTGAAACCCTAAAAGACATTTGCTCTTCCCAAACAGattag
- the CREM gene encoding cAMP-responsive element modulator isoform X2: protein MTMEMVESQEDESTVDSVLERDGGHLQNQPGRSQVSPGSEVSVAASSAGRGSPAVNLVQLPSGQTVHVQGVIQATQPSVIQSPHMQAVQVASIVDESAESEGIIDSQKRREILSRRPSYRKILNELSSDAPAVPKIEEEEKSEDEGSPTGISPMSMPASLYHTNTGQYITITQGGAIQISNPASDGVHGLQTLRMTNSGAPQPGATIVQYAGQSSDGTQQFFVPGSQVVVQAATGDMPAYQIRTPSTTLPQGVVMAASPGSLHSPQQLAEEATRKRELRLMKNREAAKECRRRKKEYIKCLESRVAVLEVQNKKLIEELETLKDICSSQTD from the exons ATGACCATGGAAATGGTTGAATCACAAGAGGATGAAAGTACAGTGGATTCTGTGCTAGAGAGAGATGGTGGTCACCTTCAGAATCAGCCAGGCCGAAGTCAGGTTTCCCCAGGATCTGAG GTTTCTGTAGCTGCATCAAGTGCTGGAAGAGGATCTCCAGCTGTAAATCTAGTGCAGTTGCCTTCTGGTCAAACTGTTCATGTCCAGGGTGTCATTCAAGCCACACAGCCCTCAGTCATTCAGTCACCACACATGCAAGCTGTTCAG GTAGCATCAATTGTAGATGAATCTGCAGAATCAGAGGGGATAATTGATTCTCAAAAACGTAGGGAAATACTTTCAAGAAGACCTTCATATCG aaaaattttGAATGAACTCTCATCAGATGCTCCTGCAGTACCAAAGattgaggaagaagaaaagtcaGAAGATGAAGGATCACCTACTGGAATTTCTCCAATGTCCATGCCAGCCAGCCTGTATCATACTAACACAGGGCAATACA TTACTATAACTCAAGGTGGTGCAATCCAGATTTCTAATCCAGCCTCTGATGGTGTCCATGGTCTACAGACATTAAGAATGACAAATTCTGGAGCTCCTCAGCCAGGTGCTACCATTGTGCAATATGCAGGACAATCATCTGATGGCACACAACAGTTTTTTGTTCCCGGAAGCCAAGTTGTTGTTCAAG CTGCCACTGGAGACATGCCTGCTTACCAGATTCGAACTCCCAGTACCACCTTACCCCAGGGAGTTGTAATGGCAGCGTCACCAGGGTCTTTGCATAGCCCTCAGCAACTGGCAGAAGAGGCAACACGCAAGAGAGAGCTGAGACTTATGAAAAACAG GGAAGCTGCTAAAGAATGTCGCCGTCGGAAGAAAGAATACATAAAATGTCTGGAGAGTCGCGTTGCAGTGCTAGAAGTTCAGAACAAGAAACTTATAGAGGAGCTTGAAACCCTAAAAGACATTTGCTCTTCCCAAACAGattag
- the CREM gene encoding cAMP-responsive element modulator isoform X5, with protein sequence MSVLLLVILHKLASLEQFMLSSGRRTGESCMQKLIMAVTGDETAATGDMPAYQIRTPSTTLPQGVVMAASPGSLHSPQQLAEEATRKRELRLMKNREAARECRRKKKEYVKCLENRVAVLENQNKTLIEELKALKDLYCHKAE encoded by the exons ATGTCAGTGCTGTTGCTTGTAATCCTGCACAAGCTTGCTAGTTTGGAACAGTTCATGCTGAGCTCTGGGAGACGAACCGGAGAATCGTGTATGCAGAAGCTGATCATGGCTGTAACAGGAGATGAAACAG CTGCCACTGGAGACATGCCTGCTTACCAGATTCGAACTCCCAGTACCACCTTACCCCAGGGAGTTGTAATGGCAGCGTCACCAGGGTCTTTGCATAGCCCTCAGCAACTGGCAGAAGAGGCAACACGCAAGAGAGAGCTGAGACTTATGAAAAACAG GGAAGCTGCCAGAGAATGTcgcagaaagaagaaagaatatgtCAAATGTCTTGAAAATCGTGTGGCTGTGcttgaaaaccaaaacaagactCTCATTGAGGAACTCAAGGCCCTCAAAGATCTTTATTGTCATAAAGCAGAgtaa
- the CREM gene encoding cAMP-responsive element modulator isoform X1, with protein MTMEMVESQEDESTVDSVLERDGGHLQNQPGRSQVSPGSEVSVAASSAGRGSPAVNLVQLPSGQTVHVQGVIQATQPSVIQSPHMQAVQVASIVDESAESEGIIDSQKRREILSRRPSYRKILNELSSDAPAVPKIEEEEKSEDEGSPTGISPMSMPASLYHTNTGQYITITQGGAIQISNPASDGVHGLQTLRMTNSGAPQPGATIVQYAGQSSDGTQQFFVPGSQVVVQAATGDMPAYQIRTPSTTLPQGVVMAASPGSLHSPQQLAEEATRKRELRLMKNREAARECRRKKKEYVKCLENRVAVLENQNKTLIEELKALKDLYCHKAE; from the exons ATGACCATGGAAATGGTTGAATCACAAGAGGATGAAAGTACAGTGGATTCTGTGCTAGAGAGAGATGGTGGTCACCTTCAGAATCAGCCAGGCCGAAGTCAGGTTTCCCCAGGATCTGAG GTTTCTGTAGCTGCATCAAGTGCTGGAAGAGGATCTCCAGCTGTAAATCTAGTGCAGTTGCCTTCTGGTCAAACTGTTCATGTCCAGGGTGTCATTCAAGCCACACAGCCCTCAGTCATTCAGTCACCACACATGCAAGCTGTTCAG GTAGCATCAATTGTAGATGAATCTGCAGAATCAGAGGGGATAATTGATTCTCAAAAACGTAGGGAAATACTTTCAAGAAGACCTTCATATCG aaaaattttGAATGAACTCTCATCAGATGCTCCTGCAGTACCAAAGattgaggaagaagaaaagtcaGAAGATGAAGGATCACCTACTGGAATTTCTCCAATGTCCATGCCAGCCAGCCTGTATCATACTAACACAGGGCAATACA TTACTATAACTCAAGGTGGTGCAATCCAGATTTCTAATCCAGCCTCTGATGGTGTCCATGGTCTACAGACATTAAGAATGACAAATTCTGGAGCTCCTCAGCCAGGTGCTACCATTGTGCAATATGCAGGACAATCATCTGATGGCACACAACAGTTTTTTGTTCCCGGAAGCCAAGTTGTTGTTCAAG CTGCCACTGGAGACATGCCTGCTTACCAGATTCGAACTCCCAGTACCACCTTACCCCAGGGAGTTGTAATGGCAGCGTCACCAGGGTCTTTGCATAGCCCTCAGCAACTGGCAGAAGAGGCAACACGCAAGAGAGAGCTGAGACTTATGAAAAACAG GGAAGCTGCCAGAGAATGTcgcagaaagaagaaagaatatgtCAAATGTCTTGAAAATCGTGTGGCTGTGcttgaaaaccaaaacaagactCTCATTGAGGAACTCAAGGCCCTCAAAGATCTTTATTGTCATAAAGCAGAgtaa
- the CREM gene encoding cAMP-responsive element modulator isoform X3: MTMEMVESQEDESTVDSVLERDGGHLQNQPGRSQVSPGSEVASIVDESAESEGIIDSQKRREILSRRPSYRKILNELSSDAPAVPKIEEEEKSEDEGSPTGISPMSMPASLYHTNTGQYITITQGGAIQISNPASDGVHGLQTLRMTNSGAPQPGATIVQYAGQSSDGTQQFFVPGSQVVVQAATGDMPAYQIRTPSTTLPQGVVMAASPGSLHSPQQLAEEATRKRELRLMKNREAARECRRKKKEYVKCLENRVAVLENQNKTLIEELKALKDLYCHKAE, translated from the exons ATGACCATGGAAATGGTTGAATCACAAGAGGATGAAAGTACAGTGGATTCTGTGCTAGAGAGAGATGGTGGTCACCTTCAGAATCAGCCAGGCCGAAGTCAGGTTTCCCCAGGATCTGAG GTAGCATCAATTGTAGATGAATCTGCAGAATCAGAGGGGATAATTGATTCTCAAAAACGTAGGGAAATACTTTCAAGAAGACCTTCATATCG aaaaattttGAATGAACTCTCATCAGATGCTCCTGCAGTACCAAAGattgaggaagaagaaaagtcaGAAGATGAAGGATCACCTACTGGAATTTCTCCAATGTCCATGCCAGCCAGCCTGTATCATACTAACACAGGGCAATACA TTACTATAACTCAAGGTGGTGCAATCCAGATTTCTAATCCAGCCTCTGATGGTGTCCATGGTCTACAGACATTAAGAATGACAAATTCTGGAGCTCCTCAGCCAGGTGCTACCATTGTGCAATATGCAGGACAATCATCTGATGGCACACAACAGTTTTTTGTTCCCGGAAGCCAAGTTGTTGTTCAAG CTGCCACTGGAGACATGCCTGCTTACCAGATTCGAACTCCCAGTACCACCTTACCCCAGGGAGTTGTAATGGCAGCGTCACCAGGGTCTTTGCATAGCCCTCAGCAACTGGCAGAAGAGGCAACACGCAAGAGAGAGCTGAGACTTATGAAAAACAG GGAAGCTGCCAGAGAATGTcgcagaaagaagaaagaatatgtCAAATGTCTTGAAAATCGTGTGGCTGTGcttgaaaaccaaaacaagactCTCATTGAGGAACTCAAGGCCCTCAAAGATCTTTATTGTCATAAAGCAGAgtaa
- the CREM gene encoding cAMP-responsive element modulator isoform X7, which yields MPAYQIRTPSTTLPQGVVMAASPGSLHSPQQLAEEATRKRELRLMKNREAARECRRKKKEYVKCLENRVAVLENQNKTLIEELKALKDLYCHKAE from the exons ATGCCTGCTTACCAGATTCGAACTCCCAGTACCACCTTACCCCAGGGAGTTGTAATGGCAGCGTCACCAGGGTCTTTGCATAGCCCTCAGCAACTGGCAGAAGAGGCAACACGCAAGAGAGAGCTGAGACTTATGAAAAACAG GGAAGCTGCCAGAGAATGTcgcagaaagaagaaagaatatgtCAAATGTCTTGAAAATCGTGTGGCTGTGcttgaaaaccaaaacaagactCTCATTGAGGAACTCAAGGCCCTCAAAGATCTTTATTGTCATAAAGCAGAgtaa